Proteins encoded within one genomic window of Polynucleobacter duraquae:
- the scpA gene encoding methylmalonyl-CoA mutase encodes MNSSNTWPNVPDCDLDAWKKSAQKSAPNGDVDKLGWQTPDGIHLKALYTAQDTEGLQYTHSLPGFEPFVRGPQATMYSVRPWTIRQYAGFSTAEESNAFYRKALDAGGQGVSVAFDLATHRGYDSDHPRVTGDVGKAGVAIDSVEDMKILFDGIPLDKVSVSMTMNGAVLPVLAGYIVAGEEQGVKQELLSGTIQNDILKEFMVRNTYIYPPEPSIRIIGDIIEYTAKHMPKFNSISISGYHMQEAGANQVLELAFTLADGKEYVKTALAKGLDVDGFAGRLSFFFAIGMNFYLEVAKLRAARLLWWRIMKSFEPKNPKSLMLRTHCQTSGWSLTEQDPYNNVVRTTVEAMAAVFGGTQSLHTNSFDEAIALPSEFSSRIARNTQLILQEETHITSVIDPWAGSYMMENLTQEMADKAWEIVQEVDAMGGMTKAVESGWAKLKIEAAAAEKQAKIDSGSDVIVGVNKYKLGKEDLVDVLMIDNDKVRESQVARLKEIKAKRDSKKVEAALEALTKAAEENTGNLLELAVQAIRLRATVGEVSDALEKVYGRHRADTQKVTGVYAAAYDSAEGWDKLKVEIADFAKDFGRRPRVMIAKLGQDGHDRGAKVVATAFADLGFDVDIGPLFQTPEECARQAIENDVHALGVSTLAAGHKTLVPAIIAELKKQGADDIIVFVGGVIPRQDYEFLYEAGVKGIYGPGTPIPASAKDVLEQIRKSVKPD; translated from the coding sequence TTGAATTCATCCAACACTTGGCCCAATGTGCCTGACTGTGATTTGGATGCTTGGAAAAAATCAGCCCAAAAGTCAGCGCCCAATGGTGATGTTGATAAATTAGGCTGGCAAACGCCAGACGGAATTCATCTAAAGGCTTTATATACTGCCCAAGATACTGAAGGTCTTCAATACACCCATTCTTTACCAGGGTTTGAGCCATTTGTTCGCGGACCACAAGCAACGATGTATTCAGTGCGACCCTGGACCATTCGTCAGTACGCTGGCTTCTCCACTGCAGAAGAATCCAATGCGTTTTATCGCAAGGCGCTAGATGCGGGCGGTCAGGGTGTTTCTGTTGCTTTTGACTTGGCAACGCATCGTGGTTACGACTCCGATCATCCGCGCGTGACTGGTGATGTTGGCAAGGCGGGTGTTGCCATTGATTCAGTAGAAGACATGAAAATCCTGTTCGATGGAATTCCACTCGATAAGGTATCCGTTTCAATGACGATGAACGGAGCAGTATTGCCAGTATTGGCTGGTTATATCGTTGCTGGTGAAGAACAGGGCGTAAAACAAGAGTTGCTGTCGGGCACGATTCAGAATGACATTCTGAAAGAGTTTATGGTGCGGAATACTTACATTTATCCACCAGAGCCTTCAATCCGCATTATTGGCGACATCATTGAATACACCGCCAAACATATGCCCAAATTTAACTCGATCTCGATTTCGGGTTATCACATGCAAGAGGCAGGCGCAAACCAAGTACTCGAATTGGCATTCACATTGGCCGACGGTAAAGAGTACGTCAAAACAGCTTTGGCAAAAGGCTTAGACGTGGATGGCTTTGCTGGCCGGCTCTCTTTCTTCTTTGCTATTGGCATGAACTTTTACTTAGAGGTTGCCAAGTTACGTGCTGCACGTCTTTTATGGTGGCGCATCATGAAGTCCTTCGAGCCAAAGAATCCGAAGTCGTTGATGCTGCGCACACACTGCCAAACGTCTGGCTGGTCTTTAACTGAGCAGGATCCTTACAACAACGTTGTTCGCACCACAGTTGAAGCCATGGCCGCTGTATTTGGTGGCACACAATCATTGCATACCAATTCCTTTGATGAAGCGATTGCTTTACCGTCAGAGTTCTCTAGCCGTATAGCCCGAAATACGCAATTAATTCTGCAAGAAGAAACTCACATCACCAGCGTGATCGATCCATGGGCTGGTTCTTACATGATGGAAAATCTCACTCAAGAGATGGCTGATAAAGCTTGGGAGATTGTTCAAGAAGTTGATGCCATGGGCGGCATGACCAAAGCGGTAGAGAGTGGTTGGGCTAAGCTCAAGATTGAGGCTGCAGCCGCTGAGAAACAAGCGAAGATCGATTCGGGTTCTGATGTCATTGTCGGCGTCAATAAATACAAGCTTGGAAAAGAAGACTTGGTTGATGTTTTGATGATTGACAACGATAAGGTTCGAGAAAGCCAAGTTGCTCGCCTAAAAGAGATCAAGGCGAAGCGGGACTCTAAGAAAGTAGAAGCCGCATTAGAGGCATTAACTAAAGCCGCAGAAGAAAACACTGGCAACTTATTAGAATTGGCCGTGCAGGCGATCCGTTTGCGCGCTACGGTTGGCGAAGTTTCTGATGCATTGGAAAAAGTTTACGGGCGCCATCGCGCCGATACTCAAAAGGTGACTGGTGTGTATGCAGCTGCTTATGACTCAGCTGAAGGCTGGGATAAATTGAAGGTCGAGATCGCCGATTTCGCAAAAGACTTTGGTCGTCGTCCGCGTGTGATGATTGCCAAGCTTGGTCAGGATGGCCATGATCGTGGCGCTAAGGTGGTAGCAACCGCCTTTGCTGATTTAGGTTTTGACGTAGATATTGGACCCTTGTTCCAAACTCCTGAAGAGTGCGCGCGTCAAGCCATTGAGAATGATGTCCATGCCTTAGGAGTTTCTACTTTGGCAGCGGGTCATAAGACTTTAGTTCCTGCCATCATTGCTGAATTGAAAAAGCAGGGTGCCGACGACATTATTGTCTTCGTGGGCGGAGTTATTCCAAGACAAGACTATGAGTTTTTATATGAGGCTGGAGTGAAGGGTATTTACGGCCCAGGAACTCCGATTCCAGCATCTGCAAAAGATGTACTTGAGCAGATTCGCAAATCGGTAAAGCCTGATTAA
- the meaB gene encoding methylmalonyl Co-A mutase-associated GTPase MeaB produces the protein MLNAVDLTLVNDLTGAPSSAQRRALAKIITLLESTRMDHRHRADEVLNTLLPKTGKSFRLGISGVPGVGKSTLIETLGLDLIAKGHRVAVLAIDPSSSLSGGSILGDKTRMERLSVLDNAFIRPSPSSCTLGGVAEKTREAMLVAEAAGFDIVIVETVGVGQSEIAVAGMTDMFLLLQLPNAGDDLQAIKKGVMEIADLIVINKMDIDPDAAMRAQLFITSSLRLLGFQGNPDHASHHLEYWHPTVMTLSALEGNGVPELWEKILHFQKLQNANGQLASRRKQQAGAWMWDRIDAGLKNAFQNHPAVQALLPSLSAEVNQGTMAASVAARRLLEAMGHEFF, from the coding sequence ATGCTCAATGCAGTAGACCTAACCTTGGTGAATGATCTCACTGGTGCGCCCTCATCGGCGCAGCGCCGAGCATTGGCCAAGATCATTACTTTGCTTGAATCTACCCGCATGGATCATCGTCATCGTGCTGATGAGGTTCTCAATACCTTATTGCCAAAGACAGGTAAGTCATTTCGCTTAGGGATATCAGGCGTGCCCGGCGTTGGCAAATCTACTCTCATCGAAACGCTGGGTTTGGATTTAATTGCAAAAGGTCATCGCGTTGCGGTTCTGGCCATTGATCCATCCTCGAGCTTATCGGGTGGCTCTATTTTGGGTGATAAGACTCGTATGGAGAGATTATCCGTTCTGGATAACGCCTTTATTCGTCCGAGTCCTTCATCCTGCACATTGGGTGGCGTAGCTGAGAAAACTCGTGAGGCAATGTTGGTTGCTGAAGCTGCAGGATTTGACATTGTGATTGTTGAAACTGTAGGTGTAGGTCAAAGTGAAATTGCCGTTGCCGGTATGACGGATATGTTCCTCTTATTGCAACTACCTAATGCAGGCGACGATCTACAAGCAATTAAAAAAGGTGTGATGGAAATTGCCGATCTTATTGTGATCAATAAGATGGATATCGACCCCGATGCCGCCATGCGTGCACAATTATTTATTACCAGCTCTTTGCGACTACTAGGTTTTCAAGGCAACCCTGACCATGCCTCACATCATTTGGAGTATTGGCATCCAACGGTCATGACTTTGAGTGCCCTGGAGGGTAATGGTGTACCTGAGTTGTGGGAAAAAATTCTGCATTTTCAGAAACTACAAAATGCCAATGGTCAATTAGCATCTCGCCGTAAGCAACAAGCAGGGGCTTGGATGTGGGATCGAATCGATGCGGGCCTCAAGAATGCTTTTCAGAACCACCCAGCAGTACAAGCACTATTGCCCAGTTTGAGCGCCGAGGTAAATCAAGGAACGATGGCCGCCTCGGTTGCCGCAAGACGATTGCTTGAGGCAATGGGCCACGAATTTTTCTAA
- a CDS encoding acyl-CoA carboxylase subunit beta: MKEIIQQLEAKRELARLGGGQKRIAAQHSKGKLTARERIELLLDAGTFEEWDMFVEHRCHDFGMADQTVPGDGVVTGYGMINGRLVFVFSQDFTVLGGSLSEAHAEKICKIMDQALKVGAPVIGLNDSGGARIQEGVASLGGYAEIFQRNVTASGVIPQISLIMGPSAGGAVYSPALTDFIFMVKDSSYMFVTGPEVVKTVTHEDVTAEELGGAITHSTISGVCDLAFDNDVDAIMMLRRFFNYLPLSNREKPPMINGAQRTEEPDYSLDTLVPSNPNQPYDMKELIGKIVDDGEFFELQPDYAKNILIGFARMEGRSIGIVANQPLVLAGCLDIKASIKAARFVRFCDAFNIPVVTLVDVPGFMPGTSQEYGGIIKHGAKLLYAYADCTVPKVTLITRKAYGGAYDVMASKHLRGDVNFAWPSAEIAVMGPKGAVEIIFREEKSDPAKITAREAEYKAKFANPFVAGRRGYIDDVILPHETRKRISRSLAMLKDKVLTNPPRKHGNIPL; the protein is encoded by the coding sequence ATGAAGGAAATCATTCAACAGCTAGAAGCAAAGCGTGAGCTCGCCAGATTGGGTGGTGGGCAAAAGCGTATTGCTGCTCAACACTCCAAAGGTAAGTTAACTGCACGCGAACGTATTGAGCTCTTGCTTGATGCCGGCACCTTTGAAGAGTGGGATATGTTTGTTGAGCATCGTTGCCATGACTTTGGTATGGCTGATCAGACCGTTCCCGGTGATGGCGTCGTTACAGGCTATGGCATGATTAATGGCCGTTTGGTCTTTGTATTTTCACAGGACTTTACCGTTTTGGGGGGCTCGCTTTCTGAGGCTCATGCGGAGAAGATTTGTAAGATCATGGATCAGGCACTTAAAGTAGGTGCACCTGTAATTGGTTTAAATGATTCTGGTGGCGCACGCATTCAAGAGGGCGTTGCTTCCTTGGGTGGCTATGCTGAAATTTTCCAGCGTAATGTCACCGCATCGGGCGTAATTCCACAAATTTCCTTGATTATGGGTCCGTCTGCTGGCGGTGCTGTTTACTCGCCCGCACTTACAGACTTCATCTTTATGGTGAAAGACAGTTCCTATATGTTTGTGACGGGTCCAGAAGTCGTGAAGACAGTGACGCATGAGGATGTCACTGCTGAAGAGCTCGGTGGCGCAATAACTCACTCGACTATTTCAGGGGTTTGCGACCTCGCTTTTGATAATGATGTTGATGCCATCATGATGCTCCGTCGCTTCTTTAACTATCTCCCTTTATCTAATCGTGAAAAGCCGCCCATGATTAATGGGGCGCAGCGTACTGAAGAGCCCGATTACTCCCTCGATACATTAGTGCCAAGCAACCCTAATCAACCTTACGATATGAAAGAGTTGATTGGAAAAATTGTCGATGATGGTGAGTTCTTTGAACTCCAGCCAGATTACGCTAAAAATATCTTGATCGGTTTTGCGCGAATGGAAGGTCGCTCGATTGGCATCGTCGCTAACCAGCCCTTAGTTTTAGCTGGCTGCTTAGATATCAAAGCCTCTATCAAGGCCGCACGTTTTGTTCGCTTTTGCGATGCCTTCAATATTCCAGTGGTCACTTTAGTTGATGTTCCAGGATTTATGCCGGGTACATCTCAAGAATATGGCGGCATCATTAAGCATGGTGCCAAGTTACTCTACGCTTATGCGGATTGCACCGTGCCTAAGGTCACGCTCATCACTCGCAAGGCTTATGGTGGCGCCTATGATGTGATGGCTTCTAAGCACTTGCGTGGCGATGTGAACTTCGCCTGGCCGTCAGCTGAAATTGCAGTCATGGGCCCCAAAGGGGCTGTTGAAATTATCTTCCGCGAAGAAAAGTCTGATCCTGCAAAAATTACGGCTCGTGAAGCTGAGTACAAAGCCAAGTTTGCCAATCCATTTGTGGCTGGTCGTCGTGGCTATATAGATGATGTGATCTTGCCGCATGAGACGCGCAAGCGTATCTCACGTTCTTTGGCAATGCTCAAGGATAAAGTGCTCACCAATCCACCGCGCAAACACGGCAACATCCCCCTTTAA
- the accC gene encoding acetyl-CoA carboxylase biotin carboxylase subunit, producing MFKKILIANRGEIACRVMKTAKKMGIKTVAVYSEADKEARHVQMADEAVCIGPAPSRESYLVLDRIIQACKDTGAEAVHPGYGFLSENEQFARRCEEEGIIFIGPKHQSIAAMGDKIASKKLALEAKVNTIPGFNEAIEKAENAVRIAQDIGYPVMIKASAGGGGKGLRVAFNDKEAFEGFTACRTEALNSFGDDRVFIEKFVEGPRHIEIQVLGDAHGNIVYLGERDCSIQRRHQKVIEEAPSPFIDPATRKAMGEQAVALAKAVNYQSAGTVEFVVGKDKSFYFLEMNTRLQVEHPVTEGITGLDLVEQMIRVAAGEKLAFKQEDIQLDGWSMECRINADDPFRNFLPSTGRLVKYRPPAELDGVRVDTGVYEGGEIPMYYDSMIAKLIVHGKDRTEAIEKMRTALNDFVIRGIHSNIPFQAALLQHPRFVSGDFTTGFIAEEYPDGFKKDSVQPADPKRLAALAAFMRYRYLEHIKMIDGQLAGHEMTIAKKFVVVTGSRVGSNDEMQEVPVRVDLKDGVYSVYVEEENDVSRYNIVSDWRPGQICLRVTINGTHKITAQVERKDVKYTLVLDGAHYECMVLSPLGAELQRRMLKKVPPDTSKLVMSPMPGLLTNISVKVGEAVIAGQKLAAIEAMKMENTLVAAQDGVVAEICANVGESLAVDQLIIRFE from the coding sequence ATGTTTAAGAAAATTCTGATTGCTAACCGCGGCGAGATAGCTTGCCGTGTGATGAAAACCGCCAAAAAGATGGGCATCAAGACGGTTGCCGTCTACTCTGAAGCTGACAAGGAAGCGCGTCATGTTCAGATGGCTGATGAAGCAGTTTGTATCGGACCTGCACCATCGCGTGAATCCTATCTCGTGTTGGATCGTATTATTCAGGCGTGCAAGGATACCGGCGCCGAAGCGGTTCATCCTGGCTACGGCTTTTTATCCGAGAATGAGCAGTTCGCCCGTCGTTGTGAAGAAGAGGGGATTATTTTTATCGGCCCCAAGCATCAGTCTATCGCAGCGATGGGTGACAAGATTGCTTCCAAGAAGCTCGCATTAGAGGCTAAGGTCAATACGATTCCCGGATTTAATGAAGCAATTGAAAAAGCGGAAAATGCTGTCAGGATTGCTCAGGATATTGGATACCCCGTCATGATTAAGGCGTCTGCAGGCGGTGGTGGCAAAGGTTTACGTGTTGCCTTTAATGACAAAGAAGCTTTCGAGGGATTTACAGCTTGCCGTACTGAAGCCCTGAATAGCTTCGGCGATGATCGCGTCTTCATTGAAAAATTTGTTGAAGGCCCTCGTCATATTGAGATTCAGGTGCTGGGTGATGCACATGGCAATATCGTGTATCTCGGTGAGCGTGATTGCTCGATTCAGCGACGCCATCAAAAGGTGATTGAAGAGGCGCCGTCCCCATTTATTGATCCCGCAACCCGCAAGGCCATGGGTGAGCAAGCCGTTGCTTTAGCAAAAGCTGTTAACTATCAATCAGCCGGTACCGTAGAGTTCGTAGTGGGTAAAGATAAGTCCTTTTACTTCCTCGAGATGAATACCCGTTTGCAAGTGGAGCACCCAGTGACTGAAGGTATTACTGGTCTCGATTTGGTTGAGCAGATGATTCGTGTAGCTGCTGGTGAAAAGCTAGCATTCAAGCAGGAAGATATTCAGCTCGACGGTTGGTCGATGGAGTGCCGTATCAACGCAGATGATCCATTTCGTAACTTCTTACCTTCAACAGGCCGACTAGTGAAATACCGCCCGCCAGCAGAGTTAGATGGTGTGCGGGTAGATACAGGCGTTTATGAGGGCGGTGAAATCCCGATGTATTACGACTCCATGATTGCCAAATTGATTGTGCATGGCAAGGATCGTACTGAGGCCATTGAAAAAATGCGCACTGCGCTCAATGACTTTGTTATCCGCGGCATCCATTCAAACATTCCTTTCCAAGCGGCTTTATTGCAGCACCCACGCTTTGTATCTGGCGACTTTACTACCGGCTTTATTGCTGAAGAGTATCCAGATGGATTCAAAAAGGATTCGGTGCAACCGGCTGATCCTAAGCGTTTGGCAGCCCTAGCAGCATTTATGCGTTATCGCTACCTTGAACATATCAAAATGATTGATGGTCAGTTGGCAGGCCATGAGATGACCATTGCTAAGAAATTTGTAGTGGTGACGGGATCACGTGTTGGATCCAATGATGAAATGCAAGAAGTCCCTGTCCGTGTTGATTTAAAGGATGGCGTCTACTCGGTTTATGTTGAAGAAGAAAATGATGTCAGTCGTTACAACATCGTTAGCGATTGGCGCCCAGGACAAATTTGTTTGCGTGTAACCATCAATGGTACCCACAAAATCACCGCTCAGGTAGAGCGTAAGGATGTGAAATACACCCTTGTGTTGGACGGTGCGCATTACGAGTGCATGGTCTTAAGCCCATTGGGTGCTGAACTTCAGCGCCGCATGTTAAAGAAAGTTCCGCCAGATACTTCCAAATTAGTCATGTCACCAATGCCAGGTCTGTTGACTAATATTTCCGTGAAAGTTGGCGAAGCTGTTATAGCAGGGCAGAAATTAGCTGCAATTGAAGCAATGAAGATGGAGAACACACTGGTTGCCGCTCAGGATGGTGTGGTTGCTGAAATATGTGCCAATGTTGGTGAAAGCTTAGCTGTTGATCAGTTGATCATTCGCTTTGAATAA
- a CDS encoding VOC family protein: MTKPFKILGIQQIAIGGEDKDRLRKLWVDLLGFEYKSTFVSERENVDEDICAIGKGAHEIEVDLMQPFDIEKKPAVHQTPLNHIGLWVDDLPKAVECLSAQGLRFAPGGIRKGAAGYDITFVHPKGNEEFPFCGEGVLIELVQAPPDIIAGLSS; encoded by the coding sequence ATGACTAAACCATTCAAGATATTAGGGATTCAGCAGATTGCTATTGGCGGCGAAGACAAGGATCGTCTGCGCAAGCTTTGGGTTGACTTATTGGGCTTTGAGTACAAGAGTACTTTTGTCTCTGAGCGTGAGAACGTAGATGAAGATATTTGCGCTATCGGTAAAGGGGCTCACGAGATTGAAGTGGATTTGATGCAACCATTTGATATTGAAAAGAAGCCAGCTGTTCATCAAACACCACTTAATCACATTGGTTTGTGGGTTGATGACCTTCCTAAGGCTGTCGAATGCTTATCTGCACAAGGTCTTCGTTTTGCTCCTGGCGGGATACGCAAGGGTGCAGCTGGCTATGACATTACTTTTGTTCATCCCAAGGGTAACGAAGAGTTTCCATTCTGCGGTGAGGGTGTGTTGATTGAGCTTGTTCAAGCGCCACCAGATATCATTGCAGGTCTGAGTTCTTAA
- the tsaB gene encoding tRNA (adenosine(37)-N6)-threonylcarbamoyltransferase complex dimerization subunit type 1 TsaB, producing the protein MTHILAIDTSSAWCSVALSLNEDAPIVRHQKVSAGASQLLLPWVQELLSEASIELADLDAIAIGIGPGAFTGVRLGVAAVQGLATAACLPVIPVASLDAIASQLVQTSAFIASGAHSFVIAVDARMQEVYWASYLVGSTPSPQREGDIHLTAPEGVELSQIDFLAGSAIMEFGDRLFTSAPSPFSSTHLDSSIGVNASGVLACAKDMWSKGLQQDVHLLEPLYIRNKVALTSAERSQ; encoded by the coding sequence TTGACCCATATATTGGCCATCGACACCTCATCAGCTTGGTGTTCGGTGGCTTTATCTTTAAACGAGGATGCGCCAATAGTTCGCCACCAAAAAGTGTCGGCTGGCGCCAGTCAACTTTTGCTACCTTGGGTGCAAGAGTTGTTATCTGAAGCCTCAATTGAACTTGCCGACCTCGATGCCATTGCAATCGGAATCGGGCCTGGAGCCTTTACAGGTGTCCGTCTTGGGGTTGCTGCCGTTCAGGGTTTGGCAACAGCAGCTTGCTTGCCGGTAATTCCTGTTGCCAGCCTAGATGCCATTGCCAGCCAACTAGTTCAAACTTCTGCATTTATTGCTTCTGGAGCTCATTCTTTTGTCATTGCTGTTGATGCTCGTATGCAAGAGGTTTACTGGGCCAGCTATCTAGTGGGATCAACTCCATCACCTCAGCGCGAGGGTGATATTCACCTAACTGCTCCGGAGGGAGTTGAGCTCTCTCAGATTGATTTTTTAGCGGGTAGTGCAATTATGGAGTTTGGTGATCGTCTCTTTACTAGTGCTCCCAGCCCATTTTCTAGCACTCATCTTGATTCAAGTATCGGGGTCAATGCCTCAGGTGTTTTAGCTTGCGCTAAAGATATGTGGAGTAAGGGTCTACAACAAGATGTTCACCTATTAGAGCCCTTATATATACGCAATAAGGTAGCGCTGACCTCTGCAGAGCGTAGTCAATAG
- a CDS encoding GNAT family N-acetyltransferase, producing MVDSLHSGQSNTEGISELSFLPMTTADLDSVIAIESVSHIHPWTKGNFSDSLAAGHWAYCVRPQLADTVKGTYLDPDILWAYCILFPAVDELHLLNITVSPKLRRLGIGVKMMNAIEGVAAQQNMPRIILEVRPSNEAALALYQSLGYGQIGLRKNYYPVDAANGLREDALVLAKSIKLEA from the coding sequence ATGGTTGATAGTCTTCACTCCGGGCAATCAAATACTGAAGGTATTTCAGAGCTTTCTTTTCTGCCTATGACTACTGCAGATTTAGATTCCGTGATTGCTATTGAATCTGTTTCGCATATTCATCCATGGACTAAAGGTAATTTTTCAGACTCATTGGCTGCAGGTCATTGGGCTTATTGTGTGAGACCCCAATTAGCAGATACAGTAAAAGGTACTTATTTAGATCCAGATATTCTTTGGGCCTATTGCATCCTATTTCCCGCTGTGGATGAGTTACATCTTCTGAATATTACGGTTTCACCCAAATTACGTCGCTTGGGTATCGGCGTAAAAATGATGAATGCGATTGAGGGCGTAGCTGCCCAACAAAATATGCCCCGAATTATTTTAGAAGTTCGTCCCAGCAACGAAGCAGCCCTTGCACTCTATCAAAGTCTTGGGTATGGGCAGATTGGTTTGCGAAAAAATTATTACCCAGTTGATGCTGCCAATGGCTTACGTGAAGATGCGCTAGTTTTGGCTAAATCGATTAAGCTTGAGGCATGA
- the lplT gene encoding lysophospholipid transporter LplT yields the protein MNRSFYIIMAAQFFSSLADNALLIAAIALLVQLEAPAWMTPLLKLFFVLSYVLLAAFVGAFADSRPKGNVMFITNTIKFVGCVVMLFGSHPLLAYAIVGLGAAAYSPAKYGILTELLPPEKLVAANGWIEGLTVGSIIMGTVLGGVLISKSVSESLLGFDVPVLETGIDTAAESAIMIIMMIYVLAALINLRIPDTGARYESQKTNPIELIKDFSICFKTLWADRLGQISLAVTTLFWGAGATLQFIVIKWAQVALHMNLSQGAILQAISAFGVAGGAVYAAWRIPLRSSLKVLPYGIAMGLVVCVMAVYNSDMLPNITVLTVGKFELSLKLVPAYFLLILVGWLAGYFVVPMNALLQHRGHVLMSAGHSIAVQNFNENISVLMMLLIYSGLIWLDVPIQAVIIGFGVVVSAIMWLVIKRHAANQAEYDSMHLIGEHKH from the coding sequence ATGAACCGTAGTTTTTACATCATTATGGCGGCGCAATTTTTTTCGTCGCTTGCTGATAACGCATTGCTGATCGCAGCAATCGCCCTATTGGTCCAGCTTGAAGCTCCGGCCTGGATGACGCCTTTACTCAAATTATTCTTCGTGCTCTCTTATGTATTGCTGGCAGCCTTTGTGGGGGCCTTTGCTGACTCCCGCCCCAAGGGCAATGTCATGTTCATCACCAATACGATTAAATTTGTTGGTTGTGTAGTCATGCTGTTTGGAAGCCACCCCTTGTTAGCCTATGCGATTGTGGGTTTAGGTGCGGCTGCCTACTCTCCTGCCAAATACGGCATCTTGACTGAATTACTGCCACCTGAAAAGTTAGTGGCAGCCAATGGCTGGATCGAGGGCCTTACGGTAGGCTCCATCATTATGGGTACAGTTCTTGGCGGAGTCTTGATCAGCAAATCGGTATCTGAAAGTCTCCTCGGATTTGACGTGCCCGTCCTAGAAACTGGCATCGATACCGCAGCGGAGTCCGCCATCATGATCATCATGATGATTTATGTACTGGCAGCACTCATTAATTTACGCATCCCCGATACTGGGGCTCGCTACGAGTCGCAAAAGACCAATCCAATCGAGTTAATAAAAGATTTTTCTATCTGCTTTAAGACGCTTTGGGCTGATCGTCTTGGCCAGATCTCATTGGCGGTTACTACTCTCTTTTGGGGGGCTGGCGCCACTTTGCAATTTATTGTGATTAAGTGGGCTCAGGTAGCCCTTCATATGAACCTATCCCAAGGCGCTATTCTCCAAGCAATTTCTGCATTTGGAGTTGCCGGAGGGGCTGTGTATGCTGCTTGGCGTATACCTCTTAGAAGTTCACTCAAGGTTCTACCCTATGGCATTGCCATGGGTTTAGTCGTTTGTGTCATGGCTGTATATAACTCAGACATGTTGCCTAATATTACGGTTTTAACTGTTGGCAAGTTTGAGCTTTCGCTCAAATTAGTACCAGCATATTTCTTATTGATTTTAGTGGGTTGGTTAGCGGGCTATTTTGTAGTGCCTATGAATGCGCTGCTTCAGCATCGTGGGCATGTGTTGATGTCTGCCGGTCACTCAATTGCAGTTCAAAACTTTAATGAAAATATTTCTGTTTTGATGATGTTGCTAATCTACTCCGGATTGATTTGGTTAGATGTTCCAATTCAGGCGGTCATTATTGGTTTTGGCGTAGTAGTGAGCGCGATCATGTGGCTAGTCATTAAACGTCACGCTGCCAACCAAGCTGAATACGACTCCATGCATTTAATTGGTGAGCACAAGCACTAA